The proteins below are encoded in one region of Winogradskyella helgolandensis:
- a CDS encoding LacI family DNA-binding transcriptional regulator yields the protein MTTLKELAALLNISVSTVSKALNDSHEISENTRVRVKELATKLNYKPNRIAQQLKTNKTKIIGVILPTVTNPFFAEVLHGIEKTATNNDYDIIVCLSNETLHKEKRSLDLLANGSVDGFIIAVARESQVKEQTDHIKSAIKSKLPVLMFDRVVDDIECNKVIVDDFQSVYEATEHLIVAEKRKNILLVSNIEELSVGQLRISGFTKALEDHKLKPNILKLDNAVDRDVEKKIYDYLKANKSIDAILSIDHVTGIVAINMAKRLGKEIPKDLSVVGFGYEHTQILSSPKISIIHQKAHTIGEMSTKLLIDNIKDDTLKSQTIIVPSELKLSESSNT from the coding sequence ATGACGACACTCAAAGAATTAGCTGCACTTTTAAATATTTCAGTTTCAACGGTTTCAAAAGCTTTAAATGATAGTCATGAAATTAGTGAAAATACTAGGGTAAGGGTAAAGGAGTTGGCTACGAAGCTAAATTATAAACCCAATAGAATTGCGCAACAACTAAAAACCAATAAAACTAAGATTATTGGTGTTATTCTACCAACAGTAACCAATCCGTTTTTTGCAGAAGTACTACACGGCATTGAAAAAACAGCAACTAACAATGATTATGACATTATTGTGTGCTTGTCAAATGAAACGTTGCATAAAGAAAAACGCAGTTTAGATCTTTTGGCTAATGGCAGCGTTGATGGGTTTATTATTGCAGTAGCAAGAGAGAGCCAAGTTAAGGAACAAACGGATCATATAAAGTCAGCCATTAAAAGTAAATTACCTGTTTTAATGTTCGATAGAGTAGTTGATGATATTGAATGTAATAAAGTGATTGTAGATGATTTTCAATCTGTTTATGAGGCTACCGAACATTTAATAGTAGCTGAGAAACGTAAAAATATTCTTTTGGTAAGTAATATTGAAGAGCTTAGTGTTGGTCAACTTAGAATTAGTGGCTTTACGAAAGCATTAGAAGATCATAAATTAAAACCGAATATTTTAAAGCTAGATAATGCTGTTGATCGCGATGTTGAAAAGAAAATATATGATTATTTAAAAGCTAATAAATCCATTGATGCTATACTTTCTATAGACCATGTTACAGGAATTGTAGCGATTAATATGGCTAAAAGATTAGGTAAAGAAATTCCTAAAGATTTATCTGTAGTCGGTTTTGGTTACGAGCATACTCAAATATTATCGAGTCCAAAAATCTCAATTATCCACCAGAAAGCACATACCATAGGTGAAATGTCAACAAAATTATTAATTGATAATATTAAAGACGACACGTTAAAATCGCAAACTATTATTGTGCCTAGCGAATTAAAATTAAGTGAATCATCTAACACTTAA
- a CDS encoding M20/M25/M40 family metallo-hydrolase: MILKFNYKYSLFIAVVCFSILSFSQSNRKEKSIIKAVDSHTENAIELIKETVNMNSGTMNFEGVKDVGKLYQKELDKLGFKTELTNGDAYGRAGHLIASRKGKKGPKFLMIGHLDTVFELDSPFQEYTMLNDSIMKGPGVADMKGGDVIIILAMQALHEAGLLDDMSIEIVMTGDEEKSGSPIELSKAGLIDAAKRADIALGFENGDNNPKTIVVSRRGSTDWQLKVTGNPAHSSQIFTEQIGAGAIYETSRILNEFYVQLAKEKDLTFNPGFIIGGTTLQPDDDGTGGHAFGKSNVVSQETIVRGDLRAVSLNQLIKAKETMAKIVSESYPKTNAELTFSAGAYPPLTKTDGNVKLLGYYNTVSEDLGFGSVNAVNPRNAGAADISFTSEYVDMAIDGLGLTGGGDDHTINETGNLNTVATQAKITAVLMYRLVNSKL; encoded by the coding sequence ATGATTTTAAAATTCAATTATAAATATTCCCTATTCATTGCTGTTGTTTGCTTTTCAATTTTAAGTTTTTCCCAGAGCAACAGAAAAGAAAAAAGTATTATAAAGGCTGTAGATAGTCATACGGAAAACGCTATTGAGCTGATTAAGGAAACAGTCAATATGAATAGTGGCACCATGAATTTTGAAGGTGTAAAGGATGTCGGTAAACTATATCAAAAAGAACTAGATAAACTAGGTTTCAAAACAGAATTAACAAATGGTGATGCTTATGGTAGAGCTGGACACCTAATAGCATCGAGAAAAGGAAAAAAAGGACCAAAATTTTTAATGATTGGTCATTTAGATACCGTTTTTGAATTAGATAGTCCGTTTCAAGAATATACCATGCTCAATGATTCTATAATGAAAGGGCCTGGAGTAGCCGATATGAAAGGTGGTGATGTTATCATCATATTAGCAATGCAAGCGTTACATGAAGCCGGATTGTTAGATGATATGTCTATAGAAATCGTTATGACGGGTGACGAAGAAAAAAGTGGATCTCCAATAGAATTGTCTAAGGCAGGTTTAATCGATGCAGCAAAACGCGCAGATATTGCTTTAGGATTTGAAAATGGAGATAATAACCCCAAAACAATTGTGGTATCTCGCAGAGGTTCTACAGATTGGCAACTTAAAGTTACAGGGAATCCTGCACATTCTTCTCAAATCTTCACAGAACAAATTGGAGCAGGAGCCATCTATGAAACGTCTAGAATCTTAAATGAATTCTACGTCCAACTCGCTAAAGAAAAGGATTTAACATTTAATCCAGGGTTCATTATTGGAGGTACAACCTTACAGCCAGACGATGATGGCACTGGTGGACATGCCTTTGGGAAATCGAATGTGGTGTCGCAAGAAACAATAGTTAGAGGAGATTTAAGAGCCGTGTCTTTGAATCAATTAATTAAAGCTAAAGAAACCATGGCTAAGATAGTTTCAGAAAGCTATCCAAAAACGAATGCTGAATTAACGTTTTCAGCAGGAGCGTATCCGCCATTAACAAAAACCGATGGAAATGTGAAATTATTAGGGTATTATAATACTGTAAGTGAAGATTTAGGCTTCGGTTCAGTAAACGCAGTAAATCCAAGAAATGCCGGAGCTGCAGATATTTCGTTTACTTCTGAATATGTGGATATGGCAATTGATGGATTAGGGCTAACTGGTGGTGGTGACGATCACACTATAAACGAAACAGGGAATTTAAATACAGTGGCAACCCAAGCAAAAATTACTGCTGTTTTGATGTATAGATTGGTGAATTCAAAACTATAA
- a CDS encoding alpha-ketoglutarate-dependent dioxygenase AlkB family protein → MDLFNSEIDSNLLPFDGEVNYFGSIMSIKKAQDYYEKLLQNINWENDKAIIFGKLIITKRKVAWYGDQPFDYTYSKTTKSALPWTKELLELKAMVESKTGETFNSCLLNLYHNGEEGMAWHSDGEKDLKKNGAIGSLSFGAERKFLFKHKATKQNVSVQLEKGSLLVMKGTTQTHWLHRLPPTKKVKTPRINLTFRTIES, encoded by the coding sequence ATGGACTTATTTAATTCAGAAATAGATTCTAATCTTTTACCATTTGATGGAGAAGTAAATTATTTCGGTTCCATAATGTCTATTAAAAAAGCACAAGATTATTACGAAAAACTACTTCAAAATATCAATTGGGAGAACGATAAGGCCATCATATTTGGGAAACTAATTATTACGAAACGAAAAGTAGCGTGGTATGGAGATCAACCCTTCGATTATACCTATTCTAAAACTACAAAATCTGCATTGCCTTGGACTAAAGAACTCTTAGAACTGAAGGCAATGGTAGAATCTAAAACAGGTGAGACTTTTAATTCATGTTTACTCAATTTATATCACAACGGAGAAGAAGGTATGGCTTGGCATAGCGATGGAGAGAAGGATTTGAAAAAGAATGGAGCTATAGGGTCTTTAAGTTTTGGAGCAGAACGTAAATTTCTATTTAAACATAAAGCGACTAAACAAAATGTTTCCGTTCAACTAGAAAAAGGAAGTTTATTGGTAATGAAAGGCACAACACAAACCCATTGGTTACATCGCTTACCACCAACTAAAAAAGTAAAAACGCCAAGAATAAATTTAACGTTTCGGACTATAGAATCTTAA
- a CDS encoding 3-deoxy-D-manno-octulosonic acid transferase: protein MKGLYSIGIYLASFVVKIAALFNSKLKQGVIGRKNTFLKLKNSIKPQDKTFWFHCASLGEYEQGLPVFEALKSKHPNYKVVLSFFSPSGFEVRKNTKIADVVVYLPLDTTTNAQRFLDLVNPDYILFVKYEIWPNFLHEIKKRDINAILISAAFRKDQGFFKWYGSFMRSSLFGFKHIFTQNENSKSLLEGIDYNSVSVSGDTRFDRVSNQLKIDNTVTFIEDFKDDKLCIVFGSSWPDDDKLYMDFINSNENLNVKFVIAPHNLKPSYVASLKSQLNVKTISYSELTQNENLADYKVFILDTIGYLSKVYSYANIAYVGGGAGSTGLHNILEPAVFGIPILIGKNYDKFPEAKTLINLGGVTSLANSSAFNSTLNALITDEGLRKNQGDITKSYIDSNTGAVVKIMEYLKF from the coding sequence TTGAAAGGACTCTATTCCATAGGAATTTATTTAGCAAGTTTTGTTGTTAAAATTGCAGCGTTATTCAATTCTAAATTGAAACAAGGTGTTATTGGCAGAAAAAACACCTTTTTAAAGCTTAAAAACTCCATTAAACCACAAGACAAAACGTTTTGGTTTCATTGTGCATCTTTGGGAGAATACGAACAGGGACTACCTGTTTTTGAAGCCTTAAAATCCAAACACCCTAATTATAAAGTCGTGTTGTCCTTTTTCTCTCCGTCTGGTTTTGAGGTTAGAAAGAATACTAAAATCGCCGATGTTGTAGTTTACCTTCCACTTGATACGACAACTAATGCACAACGCTTTTTAGATTTGGTGAATCCGGATTATATTCTATTTGTGAAGTATGAAATTTGGCCAAATTTTTTACATGAAATAAAAAAACGCGATATAAATGCCATTCTAATTTCTGCAGCTTTTAGGAAAGATCAAGGTTTTTTTAAATGGTATGGCAGTTTTATGAGATCTTCTTTATTTGGGTTCAAGCATATTTTCACACAGAATGAAAATTCTAAATCGCTCCTTGAAGGTATTGATTATAATTCCGTTTCGGTATCTGGAGACACCCGATTTGATCGTGTTTCGAATCAACTAAAAATTGATAATACCGTTACATTTATCGAAGACTTTAAAGACGACAAATTGTGTATTGTCTTTGGAAGTTCTTGGCCAGATGATGATAAATTATATATGGATTTTATAAATTCTAATGAAAATTTAAATGTCAAATTTGTGATTGCCCCACATAATCTAAAACCGAGTTATGTGGCTTCTTTAAAATCACAATTGAATGTAAAAACCATTAGTTATTCAGAATTAACTCAAAATGAAAATTTAGCTGATTACAAGGTGTTCATTTTGGATACCATTGGTTATTTAAGCAAAGTTTATAGCTATGCCAATATAGCTTATGTTGGTGGAGGAGCTGGTTCAACTGGATTACATAATATATTAGAACCTGCCGTATTTGGAATTCCGATTCTTATTGGAAAAAACTATGATAAGTTTCCTGAAGCTAAGACGCTTATTAATTTAGGAGGCGTAACTAGTTTGGCGAATTCCTCAGCTTTCAATTCTACTTTAAATGCTTTGATTACAGATGAAGGATTAAGAAAAAATCAAGGAGATATTACTAAATCTTATATTGATTCTAATACTGGTGCTGTTGTAAAAATCATGGAGTATTTAAAATTTTAA
- a CDS encoding DegT/DnrJ/EryC1/StrS family aminotransferase — MKKIQMVDLQSQYAKIKDIVDPSIQEVMDSASFINGPKVHEFQKNLENYLGVKHVIPCANGTDALQIAMMGLGLQPGDEVITADFTFAATVEVIALLQLTPVLVDVDPVTFNIDVNAIKKAITPKTKAIVPVHLFGLPAEMDAIMALAKAHNLYVIEDNAQGIGADYTHSDGSKTKTGAIGHVASTSFFPSKNLGCYGDGGAIFTNDDDLAHAIRGIVNHGMYERYHHDVVGVNSRLDSIQAAVLDAKLPHLDAYNSARRDTARKYNKAFENHPNITVPSGLTECEGICDTCDCHVFHQYTLNLKGVDRDALVAHLQSNNIPCGVYYPIPLHRQKAYMDDRYNESDFLITNALIKSVISLPMHTELDDEQIECITSTVLNFIDSNK; from the coding sequence ATGAAAAAAATACAAATGGTTGACCTCCAAAGTCAATATGCCAAAATTAAAGATATAGTAGATCCTTCGATTCAAGAAGTAATGGACAGTGCCAGTTTTATTAATGGTCCTAAGGTGCATGAGTTTCAAAAAAATCTTGAGAATTATTTAGGAGTAAAACACGTCATTCCATGTGCTAACGGAACAGATGCATTGCAAATCGCCATGATGGGCTTAGGATTGCAACCAGGTGATGAGGTAATCACAGCCGATTTTACGTTCGCAGCCACTGTTGAGGTTATTGCATTATTGCAATTAACTCCGGTTTTAGTGGATGTCGATCCCGTAACGTTTAATATCGATGTCAATGCGATTAAAAAAGCAATTACGCCAAAAACTAAGGCTATTGTACCAGTTCATTTATTTGGACTTCCAGCAGAAATGGATGCTATAATGGCTTTGGCAAAAGCGCATAACCTTTACGTCATTGAAGATAATGCACAAGGTATTGGAGCTGATTATACACATAGTGACGGTTCTAAAACCAAAACAGGCGCTATTGGCCATGTGGCTTCAACATCATTTTTTCCATCAAAAAACTTAGGTTGTTACGGAGATGGTGGAGCTATTTTTACCAATGATGATGACTTAGCACATGCCATTAGAGGCATTGTAAACCATGGAATGTACGAGCGTTATCATCATGATGTGGTTGGTGTTAATTCACGATTAGATTCTATTCAAGCTGCTGTTCTGGATGCTAAGTTACCGCATTTAGATGCTTACAACAGTGCAAGACGAGACACAGCAAGAAAATATAATAAAGCTTTTGAAAATCATCCAAATATTACCGTTCCATCTGGTTTAACGGAGTGTGAAGGGATTTGTGACACATGCGATTGTCATGTGTTTCATCAATATACACTTAATTTAAAAGGAGTGGATAGAGATGCTCTTGTGGCGCACTTACAGTCTAACAATATTCCATGTGGAGTGTATTATCCAATTCCGTTGCACAGACAAAAAGCATATATGGATGATCGCTATAATGAATCAGATTTTCTGATTACTAATGCGTTAATTAAATCTGTGATTTCGCTTCCAATGCATACAGAGCTCGATGATGAACAGATTGAATGTATTACTAGCACAGTTTTAAATTTTATCGATTCAAATAAATAA
- the galE gene encoding UDP-glucose 4-epimerase GalE: protein MKILVTGGLGFIGSHTVVELQNEGYDVVIIDNLSNSSIEVLDGITAITNKKPLFEKLDLKVKPDVQDFFKRHNDIVGVIHFAANKAVGESVAEPLMYYENNITTLIYMLQELSGLSKKNFIFSSSCTVYGQADELPITENAPVKPAESPYGNTKQIGEEIIRDTCRVNEDIRAIALRYFNPIGAHDSTEIGELPIGVPQNLVPYITQTAIGMREQLSVFGGDYPTSDGTCVRDYIHVVDLAKAHVVALQRLLNGKNDSNFEFFNLGTGTGSTVLEAVQSFERVSGTSLNYKIVDRREGDVIAAYAETSKANNVLGWKTKLTLDDAMDSAWKWEQKIRKK from the coding sequence ATGAAAATTTTAGTAACAGGTGGTTTAGGTTTTATTGGGTCACATACAGTTGTAGAATTACAGAACGAAGGCTATGATGTTGTAATTATAGACAATTTATCTAATTCTTCTATTGAAGTTTTAGATGGTATTACGGCAATCACAAACAAAAAACCACTTTTTGAAAAGCTCGATTTAAAAGTAAAACCAGACGTTCAAGATTTTTTTAAGCGTCATAACGATATTGTTGGTGTCATTCATTTTGCAGCAAATAAAGCCGTTGGCGAAAGTGTTGCAGAACCTTTAATGTACTATGAAAACAATATCACCACGTTAATTTATATGCTTCAAGAATTGAGTGGTTTGAGTAAGAAGAATTTTATCTTTAGTTCCTCTTGTACGGTTTATGGACAAGCCGATGAATTACCAATTACGGAAAATGCACCTGTGAAACCTGCAGAGTCTCCTTATGGAAATACGAAGCAGATTGGTGAAGAAATTATTAGAGATACCTGTCGTGTAAATGAAGATATTAGAGCGATTGCACTACGTTATTTTAATCCGATTGGTGCGCATGACTCCACTGAAATAGGTGAATTACCAATTGGAGTGCCACAAAATTTAGTACCTTATATTACACAAACGGCTATAGGTATGCGTGAGCAATTGTCTGTGTTTGGCGGCGATTATCCGACCTCTGATGGTACGTGTGTAAGAGATTATATTCATGTCGTGGATTTAGCAAAAGCGCATGTCGTGGCTTTACAACGTCTATTAAATGGCAAAAATGATTCTAATTTCGAGTTTTTTAATCTTGGAACAGGAACAGGAAGTACTGTTTTAGAAGCCGTTCAATCATTTGAACGTGTTTCAGGAACATCTTTAAATTATAAAATCGTAGATAGAAGAGAAGGTGATGTCATTGCTGCTTATGCCGAAACGTCTAAAGCAAACAATGTTTTAGGTTGGAAAACAAAATTAACCTTAGATGATGCCATGGATTCTGCTTGGAAATGGGAACAAAAGATTAGAAAGAAATAA
- a CDS encoding metal-dependent hydrolase family protein — protein MKTLLRILVLLCALSLTAQNTYLHCGKLVDTKSGKVLKEKTIVVSGDKIISIEDGYINPTNSEDVTIDLKSKTIMPGLIDMHVHLEGETNPKSYLEKYTLNEADVAFNSVKFAKATLMSGFTTVRDLGGSGVNIPLRNAINAGKIDGPRIFTAGKSLATTGGHADPTNGSNKNIMGDPGPKEGVVNGVEDAKKAVRQRYKNGADLIKITATGGVLSVAKSGQNPQFSVEEIKAICETAKDYGFHVAAHAHGDEGMQRAILGGVKTIEHGTLMSAETMELMKKHDVYLVPTISAGKFVSDKAKISGYYPEIIVPKALNIGPKIQDMFGRAYKAGVNIAFGTDAAVFYHGDNAKEFGYMVEAGMPEIEALQSATITNAMLLKMEDQIGQIQPNYIADIIAVNEDPTITISTMENVIFVMKNGVIYKN, from the coding sequence ATGAAAACTTTACTCAGAATTTTAGTATTACTGTGTGCACTGTCACTTACTGCACAAAACACATATTTGCATTGTGGAAAATTAGTGGATACAAAATCTGGTAAAGTACTCAAGGAGAAAACCATTGTCGTTTCAGGTGATAAAATTATTTCAATTGAAGATGGTTATATCAACCCTACAAATTCTGAAGATGTAACAATTGATTTAAAATCGAAAACCATAATGCCAGGTTTAATAGATATGCATGTGCATCTTGAAGGAGAAACCAATCCAAAATCTTATCTAGAAAAATACACGCTGAATGAAGCAGATGTGGCTTTCAACTCAGTGAAATTTGCAAAAGCTACTTTAATGAGTGGTTTTACAACAGTTAGAGATTTAGGTGGCTCTGGTGTTAACATCCCCTTGAGGAATGCTATAAACGCTGGGAAAATTGATGGCCCACGAATCTTTACTGCGGGTAAATCATTAGCAACTACAGGAGGTCATGCGGATCCAACAAATGGTTCTAATAAAAATATTATGGGTGATCCTGGTCCAAAGGAAGGTGTTGTGAATGGAGTAGAGGATGCAAAAAAAGCCGTAAGACAACGTTATAAGAATGGAGCCGATTTAATTAAAATTACAGCAACAGGTGGAGTGTTAAGTGTGGCTAAAAGCGGTCAGAATCCGCAATTTTCTGTCGAAGAAATAAAAGCTATTTGTGAAACTGCTAAAGATTATGGGTTTCATGTGGCGGCACATGCACATGGAGATGAAGGCATGCAACGTGCCATTTTAGGTGGAGTCAAAACTATTGAGCATGGCACTTTAATGAGTGCTGAGACCATGGAACTCATGAAAAAGCACGATGTATATTTAGTACCAACGATATCTGCTGGAAAATTTGTTTCGGACAAAGCAAAGATATCTGGGTATTATCCAGAAATCATTGTGCCTAAAGCTTTAAATATTGGTCCTAAGATTCAAGATATGTTTGGAAGAGCATACAAAGCAGGAGTTAATATTGCCTTCGGAACAGATGCGGCAGTGTTTTATCATGGTGATAATGCTAAGGAATTTGGTTATATGGTTGAAGCCGGAATGCCTGAAATAGAAGCGCTTCAATCTGCTACAATTACCAATGCCATGTTATTAAAAATGGAAGACCAAATTGGGCAAATACAACCTAATTATATTGCCGATATTATTGCAGTAAATGAAGATCCAACAATAACGATTTCTACAATGGAAAACGTCATTTTTGTTATGAAAAATGGTGTTATTTATAAAAATTAG
- the lspA gene encoding signal peptidase II: MNRNLFITLLIIFNIAIDQISKVIVRTTMIKGGKGQINVIQDYFQLIWVENKGAFLGMGSDMNPTLRLIFLLILPTMVLGYVIYYILKTKELDRMSLIAFCCIVGGGVANVFDRIVFGQVTDFFYINLGGVFRTGIFNVADMSVTTGMIMLLFSGIFNSKKKENVSV; the protein is encoded by the coding sequence TTGAACAGAAATTTATTTATTACACTTCTCATAATATTTAATATTGCCATTGATCAAATTTCGAAAGTAATTGTTAGGACCACAATGATTAAAGGTGGAAAGGGGCAAATCAATGTTATACAAGACTATTTCCAACTTATTTGGGTTGAAAACAAAGGAGCTTTTTTAGGCATGGGAAGTGACATGAATCCAACATTAAGATTAATCTTCTTATTGATTCTGCCTACCATGGTTTTAGGTTATGTAATCTATTACATTCTAAAAACCAAAGAATTAGACCGCATGAGCTTAATTGCTTTTTGTTGTATTGTAGGAGGAGGTGTAGCCAATGTCTTTGACCGAATTGTATTTGGCCAAGTCACTGACTTCTTCTATATTAATTTAGGAGGTGTCTTTAGAACAGGTATCTTTAATGTTGCTGACATGTCTGTTACCACAGGTATGATAATGTTACTATTCAGTGGAATATTTAACAGCAAGAAGAAAGAAAATGTTTCTGTTTAG
- the fabD gene encoding ACP S-malonyltransferase — protein sequence MNAYIFPGQGAQFSGMGLDLYENSPLAQELFEKANNILGFHITDIMFEGSKEDLMQTKVTQPAIFLHSVILAKILGDNFKPDMVAGHSLGEFSALVAAGALTFEDGLKLVSQRAQAMQKACELQPSTMAAVLGLEDNVVEDICKTIDGVVVPANYNCPGQLVISGEVDAITRACEALKDAGARRALVLPVGGAFHSPLMEPAREELAAAIENTTFSKPNCPIYQNVTASAITDENEIKANLISQLTAPVRWTQSVQQMVADGATNFTEVGPGKVLQGLVKKIHREAQTTSATFETNA from the coding sequence ATGAACGCATATATATTTCCAGGTCAAGGTGCACAATTCTCAGGAATGGGATTAGATCTTTATGAGAATTCCCCTTTAGCACAAGAATTATTCGAAAAAGCTAATAACATCTTAGGTTTTCATATTACAGACATTATGTTTGAGGGCTCTAAGGAAGATTTAATGCAAACAAAAGTAACTCAACCTGCCATCTTTTTGCATTCTGTTATTTTAGCAAAAATACTTGGAGATAATTTTAAACCAGATATGGTTGCTGGTCATTCTCTTGGAGAATTCTCCGCGTTGGTTGCTGCTGGCGCCTTAACGTTTGAAGACGGACTTAAATTAGTCTCTCAACGTGCACAAGCCATGCAAAAAGCTTGCGAGTTGCAACCAAGTACTATGGCTGCAGTTTTAGGCTTAGAGGATAACGTTGTTGAAGACATCTGCAAAACTATAGATGGAGTTGTTGTCCCTGCGAATTATAATTGCCCTGGTCAATTAGTAATTTCTGGTGAAGTTGATGCTATTACTAGAGCATGTGAAGCTTTAAAGGATGCTGGTGCAAGACGCGCTTTAGTATTACCGGTTGGAGGAGCATTTCACTCTCCTTTAATGGAACCTGCTCGCGAAGAATTAGCAGCTGCCATTGAAAATACCACATTTAGTAAACCAAACTGTCCGATATATCAAAACGTGACTGCTTCTGCTATTACAGATGAAAATGAGATTAAAGCCAATTTAATTTCGCAATTAACGGCACCGGTGCGTTGGACACAATCCGTTCAGCAAATGGTTGCTGATGGTGCTACAAACTTTACAGAAGTTGGTCCAGGAAAAGTATTACAAGGTTTAGTAAAGAAAATACATCGCGAAGCACAAACCACTTCAGCTACTTTTGAAACTAACGCCTAA
- a CDS encoding LytR/AlgR family response regulator transcription factor, producing MPDKTKSKVLIVDDDVFISEQLNSILEDLGYQVTEIAFNTESALQALKTNTPDIAILDINMHGRNQGFEIAKYIRENLNIPFIFLTSFADESTVNEASKLTPDGYLLKPFNEATIFSTLNIVLKRHHKTNSHFNIKIGHEIHKVKDDELLFIMSADKYIEIHTKSKKYLKRDTIDHFIQENELKGMKRVHRSYAVKIDNIDSVKGSTIYINNQEIPISNTYKEAFKKAYSSFL from the coding sequence ATGCCAGATAAAACAAAATCAAAAGTCCTAATTGTTGACGATGATGTATTCATCTCAGAACAACTCAATAGCATTTTAGAAGATTTGGGCTATCAGGTTACAGAAATAGCGTTCAATACTGAAAGTGCGCTACAGGCTTTAAAGACAAATACGCCGGACATTGCTATATTAGATATCAATATGCACGGCAGAAATCAAGGGTTTGAAATCGCAAAATACATCAGAGAAAATTTAAATATTCCTTTTATATTCTTAACCTCTTTTGCTGATGAATCAACCGTTAATGAGGCGTCAAAATTAACGCCAGACGGTTACTTATTAAAACCATTTAATGAAGCGACTATATTTTCTACTTTAAACATTGTACTCAAAAGGCATCATAAAACTAATAGCCATTTTAACATTAAAATAGGTCATGAAATACATAAAGTCAAAGATGATGAGTTACTTTTTATAATGTCTGCAGATAAGTATATAGAGATACATACGAAATCTAAAAAATACTTAAAGAGAGACACTATAGATCATTTTATTCAAGAAAATGAGCTTAAAGGAATGAAGCGTGTACATCGATCTTATGCAGTTAAAATAGATAATATTGATAGTGTAAAAGGATCAACTATTTATATCAACAACCAAGAAATCCCAATATCAAACACCTACAAAGAGGCTTTTAAGAAAGCCTACAGCTCTTTTTTGTAA